The Pseudolabrys sp. FHR47 genome contains a region encoding:
- a CDS encoding alpha/beta hydrolase: protein MPEVIFTGPAGRIEGRYHPARQKNAPIAIILHPHPQFGGTMNHQIIYQLYYAFVHRGFSALRFNFRGVGRSQGSFDHGTGELSDAAAALDWAQTINPEAKSCWIAGFSFGAWIGMQLLMRRPEIEGFISICPPANLYDFSFLAPCPSSGLIIHGDKDAVVPAKDVNTLVEKLKTQKGIVIEQKVVPGANHFFDGKVDTLLGSVEQYLDKRLKAPERKPAA from the coding sequence ATGCCCGAGGTCATTTTCACCGGCCCGGCCGGCCGTATCGAAGGCCGGTATCACCCGGCAAGGCAGAAGAACGCGCCGATCGCCATCATCCTGCACCCGCACCCGCAGTTCGGGGGCACGATGAACCACCAGATCATCTATCAGCTCTATTATGCCTTCGTGCACCGCGGCTTTTCGGCGCTGCGCTTCAACTTCCGTGGCGTCGGGCGCTCGCAGGGCTCGTTTGACCACGGCACCGGCGAACTGTCCGACGCGGCCGCCGCGCTCGACTGGGCGCAAACCATCAACCCGGAAGCCAAGAGCTGCTGGATCGCCGGCTTCTCGTTCGGCGCCTGGATCGGCATGCAGCTTCTGATGCGCCGCCCGGAAATCGAGGGCTTCATCTCGATCTGCCCGCCGGCCAACCTCTATGACTTCTCGTTCCTGGCACCCTGCCCGTCCTCGGGACTGATCATCCATGGCGACAAGGACGCGGTGGTGCCGGCCAAGGACGTCAACACCTTGGTCGAGAAGCTCAAGACCCAGAAGGGCATCGTCATCGAGCAGAAGGTCGTGCCCGGCGCCAACCACTTCTTCGACGGCAAGGTCGACACCCTGCTCGGCTCGGTCGAGCAGTATCTCGACAAGCGCCTCAAGGCCCCCGAGCGCAAGCCGGCGGCTTAA
- a CDS encoding DUF1127 domain-containing protein has translation MSLSLWNYKVGVFAPDVETKAGNVAIRLLRWLRHRLRVAAARDELGMMSDETLRDLALSRCQLDYIAEQSAREDE, from the coding sequence ATGAGCCTGTCCCTGTGGAACTACAAAGTTGGTGTATTTGCCCCGGACGTAGAGACGAAAGCCGGCAACGTCGCCATACGGCTGTTGCGCTGGCTGCGGCATCGGCTGCGCGTCGCCGCGGCGCGCGATGAACTCGGCATGATGTCGGACGAAACCTTGCGCGATCTGGCGCTGTCGCGCTGCCAACTCGACTACATCGCTGAGCAGTCGGCGCGCGAAGACGAGTGA
- a CDS encoding acetylserotonin O-methyltransferase — MIKNHAAAAKLQLVNSAAPQGDAMPSPLPLMQLSTGFWAFKTLAAGHELGLFAHLSRTGTTTADELAVALGIDRRPAEMLLTGCASLGLLETAGGRFRNTPASEAYLVPGKPHYFGGWIEMADKRLYAGWGKLTEALRSNRPTTWNPDVQASLFDGEDPKMLALFWEAMHSLSTMTARALGQAFDFSPYKRLLDIGGGSGAFDIELCRDYPGLRASVFDLPHVADIAAGKIAEAGLSDRIDTIGGSFFCEFPAGHDVHLFSMIMHDWDEAKNRALLSKSYHALPAGGAVVISELLVDDDKSGPAPAALMSLNMLIETEGRNYTPAEYAAWLRDAGFVDIETVRFDGPGANGAIIGFKR, encoded by the coding sequence GTGATCAAGAACCACGCCGCTGCCGCCAAGCTGCAACTGGTCAATTCCGCCGCGCCGCAAGGCGACGCCATGCCGTCGCCATTGCCGCTGATGCAATTGTCGACCGGTTTCTGGGCCTTCAAGACGCTCGCCGCCGGGCACGAACTCGGCCTGTTCGCGCATCTGTCGCGCACCGGAACGACAACGGCCGATGAACTGGCCGTTGCGCTCGGCATAGACCGACGGCCGGCCGAGATGCTGCTGACCGGCTGCGCCTCGCTCGGCCTGCTCGAGACGGCCGGCGGTCGCTTTCGTAATACGCCGGCCAGCGAAGCCTATCTGGTCCCCGGCAAGCCGCATTATTTCGGCGGCTGGATCGAGATGGCCGACAAGCGGCTCTATGCCGGGTGGGGCAAGCTGACCGAAGCCCTGCGCAGCAATCGCCCCACCACGTGGAATCCGGATGTGCAGGCCTCGCTGTTCGACGGCGAGGATCCGAAGATGCTGGCTCTGTTCTGGGAGGCGATGCATTCGCTGTCGACCATGACGGCGCGCGCGTTGGGGCAGGCGTTCGACTTTTCCCCGTACAAGCGTTTGCTCGACATCGGCGGCGGCTCAGGCGCTTTCGACATCGAACTTTGCCGCGACTATCCGGGGCTTCGAGCCTCCGTGTTCGACCTGCCGCACGTCGCCGACATTGCGGCCGGCAAGATCGCCGAGGCTGGTCTGTCGGATCGTATCGATACGATCGGCGGCAGCTTCTTCTGCGAATTTCCGGCCGGTCATGACGTGCACCTGTTCTCGATGATCATGCATGACTGGGATGAGGCCAAGAACCGGGCCCTGCTGAGCAAGTCGTATCACGCGCTTCCGGCCGGTGGCGCGGTGGTGATCAGCGAGTTGCTGGTCGATGACGACAAGAGTGGGCCGGCGCCCGCCGCCTTGATGAGTCTCAACATGCTGATCGAAACCGAAGGCCGCAACTACACGCCGGCGGAATACGCCGCATGGCTGCGCGACGCCGGATTTGTCGACATCGAAACGGTGCGTTTCGACGGACCGGGCGCCAACGGTGCGATCATCGGCTTCAAGCGCTGA
- a CDS encoding LysR family transcriptional regulator — MFDWGDLRFVLAVARAGSALGAARALKVNQTTVTRRIAQLEEDLGAELFETRQSGQTLTPLGELVVAGAEKVEAEVRALQSAVDARLRAVSGAVRFTSPDVYADLIVAPFLRSFNRQYPEVTVEVLADDRQLDIAKGEADVAVRANARPEGGGIVGQRLPDVAWAPYCSRAYADDHGLPASVADLNRHAVILVDNRVSRAVQFRWLPEVARDAKISARSNSLTNSLSAVRAGLGIGMLPCFVGDSEADLVRCLPPSRELDNEVWMIVRENVRSAPHVRAFVDALSAHLATLRPVLMGREASPSAPKAAR; from the coding sequence ATGTTCGATTGGGGTGATCTTCGCTTCGTGCTCGCGGTGGCCCGCGCCGGTTCGGCCCTGGGGGCAGCGCGTGCGCTCAAGGTCAACCAGACCACCGTCACCCGCCGCATCGCGCAACTGGAAGAAGACCTCGGCGCCGAATTGTTCGAAACGCGGCAAAGCGGCCAGACGTTGACCCCACTCGGCGAACTCGTCGTCGCCGGCGCCGAAAAAGTCGAAGCCGAAGTGCGTGCGTTGCAGAGCGCGGTCGACGCACGGCTGCGCGCGGTGTCAGGCGCCGTTCGCTTTACATCGCCGGATGTCTACGCCGACCTCATCGTCGCGCCGTTCCTGCGCAGCTTTAACCGGCAATACCCCGAAGTCACCGTCGAAGTCCTTGCCGATGATCGTCAACTCGACATTGCCAAGGGCGAAGCCGATGTCGCTGTGCGCGCCAATGCCCGGCCTGAAGGCGGCGGCATCGTCGGACAGCGCCTGCCGGATGTCGCCTGGGCGCCCTATTGCAGCCGCGCCTATGCCGACGACCATGGCTTACCGGCGAGCGTTGCCGATCTCAACCGCCACGCCGTGATCCTGGTCGACAACAGGGTCTCCCGCGCCGTGCAATTCCGCTGGCTTCCGGAGGTCGCCCGCGACGCCAAGATCAGCGCGCGCAGCAACAGCTTGACCAATTCGCTGTCGGCGGTGAGAGCCGGCCTCGGCATCGGCATGTTGCCCTGCTTCGTCGGCGATAGTGAAGCGGACCTCGTGCGCTGCCTGCCGCCAAGCCGCGAACTCGATAACGAAGTTTGGATGATCGTCCGCGAGAACGTCCGAAGCGCGCCGCATGTGCGCGCTTTCGTCGATGCGCTGTCGGCACATCTGGCCACGCTACGGCCGGTATTGATGGGCCGCGAAGCTTCGCCCTCGGCGCCTAAGGCCGCGCGATGA
- a CDS encoding anhydro-N-acetylmuramic acid kinase: MSGTSLDGVDVAAIESDGERILSFGPTGYRPYSDDERALLRQALSDAKALTERTSRPGVLADAEAFITRAHAEAVEALLQAEGIVRDKVTIVGFHGQTVLHRPGDRLTVQIGDGVALAKHLRLTVAYDFRAADVAAGGQGAPLVPIFHQALARSIERPHPIAVLNIGGVANVTWVDGGDPVACDTGPGNALIDDFMRARTGAPLDRDGDQAARGKVDEAFIARVLAHPFFDLPCPKSLDRNDFALANIGLPEMSVADGAATLSALTAASVARVVPRLPATPKAWIVAGGGARNPTLMRMLSERLAPATVETADAAGWSSQSIEAQAFAYLAMRTLGGLPITFPRTTGAPHAMAGGIIARP; the protein is encoded by the coding sequence ATGAGCGGGACGTCGCTCGACGGCGTCGATGTTGCCGCCATCGAGAGCGACGGCGAGCGCATTTTGAGCTTCGGCCCGACCGGCTACCGCCCGTACTCGGATGACGAAAGAGCTTTGCTGCGCCAGGCCCTTTCGGACGCCAAGGCGCTGACCGAACGGACGTCGCGGCCGGGCGTGCTGGCCGATGCGGAAGCCTTCATCACGCGTGCCCATGCGGAGGCCGTGGAAGCCTTGCTCCAGGCCGAAGGTATCGTCCGCGACAAGGTCACCATCGTCGGCTTCCACGGCCAGACCGTGCTGCACCGGCCGGGCGACCGGCTCACCGTCCAGATCGGCGACGGCGTAGCGCTGGCCAAACACCTCCGCCTGACGGTCGCCTACGATTTCCGCGCCGCCGACGTCGCTGCTGGCGGGCAGGGCGCGCCTCTGGTGCCGATCTTCCATCAGGCGCTGGCGCGCAGCATCGAGCGACCGCATCCCATCGCGGTGCTGAACATCGGCGGCGTCGCCAACGTCACCTGGGTCGACGGCGGCGATCCCGTGGCCTGCGACACCGGGCCGGGCAATGCGCTGATCGACGATTTCATGCGCGCCAGAACCGGTGCGCCGCTCGACCGCGATGGCGATCAGGCCGCGCGCGGCAAGGTCGATGAGGCTTTCATTGCCCGCGTGCTCGCGCATCCGTTCTTCGATTTGCCGTGCCCGAAATCTCTCGACCGCAACGACTTCGCGCTCGCCAATATCGGACTGCCGGAGATGTCGGTGGCCGATGGCGCGGCGACCTTGTCGGCACTCACGGCGGCCTCGGTCGCGCGCGTCGTGCCGCGTCTGCCGGCCACGCCGAAAGCGTGGATCGTCGCTGGTGGCGGCGCGCGCAATCCGACTTTGATGAGGATGCTCAGCGAGCGCCTCGCGCCCGCCACGGTCGAAACCGCCGATGCCGCCGGCTGGTCGTCGCAGTCGATCGAGGCCCAGGCTTTCGCTTACCTTGCCATGCGAACGCTGGGCGGCTTGCCGATCACGTTCCCGCGGACCACCGGCGCGCCGCATGCGATGGCGGGGGGTATCATCGCGCGGCCTTAG
- the tyrS gene encoding tyrosine--tRNA ligase produces the protein MSTYKSDFLNILSERGFIHQVSDTAGLDALAAKSGVVAYVGYDCTAASLHVGHLLSIMMLHWLQATGNKPIALMGGGTTRVGDPSGRDETRKLLSYEQIDANKASIRTTFDKFITFGSGKSDAIMADNAEWLTKLNYIEMLREVGRHFSINRMLTMDSVKLRLDRDQELSFIEFNYMILQSYDFVELARRYGCNLQMGGSDQWGNIVNGIDLGRRMGTHQLYALTCPLLTTASGAKMGKTAAGAVWLNADLLAPYGYWQFWRNTEDGDVTRFLKLFTTMPMSEIARLGKLQGNEINEAKKILATEATALMHGRAAAEEAAETARKTFEEGAFAESLPTVRMREDIQKMFYEQDGIPTLIAAQFVGFARSTSEARRLIEGRGLRINDETVESILMLIKPSDLTSDGVIKLSFGKKKHVLLKPV, from the coding sequence ATGAGCACCTATAAGTCTGATTTCCTTAATATTCTCAGCGAACGTGGCTTCATCCACCAGGTCTCCGACACCGCCGGCCTCGACGCGTTGGCGGCGAAGTCCGGGGTCGTCGCCTATGTCGGGTATGACTGCACGGCCGCCTCGCTCCACGTCGGGCACCTTCTGTCGATCATGATGCTGCATTGGCTCCAGGCGACCGGCAACAAGCCGATCGCGCTGATGGGCGGCGGCACCACCCGGGTCGGCGATCCGTCGGGCCGCGACGAGACGCGCAAACTGTTGAGCTACGAGCAGATCGACGCCAACAAGGCCTCGATCCGCACCACCTTCGACAAGTTCATCACGTTCGGTTCCGGCAAGTCCGACGCCATCATGGCGGACAATGCCGAATGGCTGACGAAGCTCAATTACATCGAGATGCTGCGCGAGGTTGGACGGCATTTCTCGATCAACCGCATGCTGACGATGGATTCGGTCAAGCTGCGGCTCGATCGTGACCAGGAACTGTCCTTCATCGAATTCAACTACATGATCCTCCAGTCCTACGACTTCGTCGAACTGGCGCGGCGCTACGGCTGCAATCTGCAGATGGGCGGCTCGGATCAGTGGGGCAATATCGTCAACGGCATCGATCTCGGCCGGCGCATGGGCACGCATCAGCTCTATGCCCTGACCTGTCCGCTGCTCACCACCGCCTCCGGCGCCAAGATGGGCAAGACCGCGGCCGGTGCGGTGTGGCTCAATGCCGATCTGCTCGCGCCCTACGGCTACTGGCAATTCTGGCGCAACACCGAAGACGGCGACGTCACGCGCTTCCTCAAGCTGTTTACCACCATGCCGATGAGCGAGATCGCGCGCCTTGGTAAATTGCAGGGCAACGAGATCAACGAAGCCAAGAAGATCCTCGCCACCGAAGCGACCGCACTGATGCACGGCCGCGCGGCCGCGGAGGAAGCCGCCGAGACCGCACGCAAGACTTTCGAGGAAGGCGCCTTTGCCGAGAGTCTGCCGACCGTACGAATGCGGGAAGATATCCAGAAGATGTTCTACGAACAGGATGGTATTCCCACGCTTATCGCCGCGCAATTTGTGGGATTCGCACGCTCCACGAGCGAGGCGCGTCGTCTTATCGAAGGACGAGGGCTAAGAATCAACGATGAGACAGTCGAAAGCATACTCATGTTGATCAAGCCGTCAGACTTGACGTCCGACGGCGTCATCAAGCTCTCGTTCGGCAAGAAGAAGCATGTGCTGCTGAAGCCGGTGTGA
- a CDS encoding peroxiredoxin, translating into MALSDFKGRNLVLYFYPRADTPGCTQEAMDFSRLRSAFAKADTEILGVSADPVAAQAKFKGKHKLTVALGSDESKAMLSAYGAWGEKSLYGRKFLGVIRSTFLIDGKGRIAQVWPSVKVAGHAEEVLAAARALVAP; encoded by the coding sequence GTGGCACTGTCCGACTTCAAAGGCCGCAACCTGGTCCTATATTTCTATCCCAGGGCCGACACGCCGGGCTGCACCCAGGAGGCCATGGACTTCTCCCGGCTGCGAAGCGCTTTCGCCAAGGCCGATACCGAGATTCTCGGCGTCTCTGCCGACCCGGTCGCGGCGCAGGCCAAGTTCAAGGGCAAGCACAAGCTCACCGTCGCGCTCGGCTCGGATGAATCGAAGGCGATGCTGTCGGCCTACGGGGCCTGGGGCGAGAAGTCGCTGTACGGGCGCAAATTCCTCGGCGTCATCCGCAGCACGTTCCTGATCGACGGCAAAGGGCGCATCGCCCAGGTCTGGCCGTCTGTTAAGGTCGCGGGCCATGCCGAGGAGGTGCTGGCCGCGGCGCGCGCTTTGGTCGCGCCATAA
- a CDS encoding M23 family metallopeptidase, which produces MSQVAYSQYDHPGHARPPSAESVSRHLHRAHATNKPHAHDYTLQHHGRQVRIGPVAFWIVVGTLVIMGVWSIATGTYFAFRDDVLTGLIGRQASMQFAYEDRIAELRSQIDRITSRQLLDQEQFDQKIQALLRRQQLLEQRTAAIAGDVVTTGSIKPARVPELRSAPRPVKPSPISDTVIFTAPPDREARLQSREGNDGNTRLADAAGSAGVDGMLARVSLSLDRIDRKQTATLTDMEEKADSKARQIGGVLADLGISVPKVSPAPPSATGGPYIPLKAPKGDTSAFARQLYRINVANAQIDRYMRTLTNVPVRKPVVGSMDMSSPFGSRMDPFLRGPAIHSGIDLRGDTGDPVRATASGTVVTASWQGGYGNMVEIDHGNGLSTRYGHMSKIDVKVGQHVAIGQQVGRIGSTGRSTGPHLHYETRINDKAVDPQKFLRAGLRLGSSVLGANI; this is translated from the coding sequence ATGTCGCAAGTCGCCTATTCCCAGTACGACCACCCCGGCCACGCCCGGCCCCCGTCGGCGGAATCCGTCTCGAGGCATTTGCACCGCGCGCACGCGACCAACAAGCCACATGCTCACGACTACACGCTGCAGCATCATGGCCGGCAGGTCCGCATCGGTCCGGTGGCGTTCTGGATCGTGGTCGGCACCCTGGTCATCATGGGCGTGTGGTCGATCGCGACCGGCACCTATTTCGCTTTCCGCGACGACGTCCTCACCGGCCTGATCGGGCGACAGGCCTCGATGCAGTTCGCCTACGAGGACCGCATCGCCGAACTGCGCAGCCAGATCGACCGCATCACCAGCCGGCAGTTGCTCGACCAGGAGCAATTCGATCAGAAGATTCAGGCCCTGCTCCGCCGCCAGCAGCTGCTCGAGCAGCGCACCGCCGCTATCGCCGGCGACGTCGTCACCACCGGCTCCATCAAGCCGGCGCGCGTGCCTGAACTGCGGAGCGCGCCAAGGCCCGTGAAGCCATCGCCCATCAGCGACACGGTGATCTTCACCGCCCCGCCCGACCGCGAGGCCCGCCTGCAATCGCGCGAAGGCAACGACGGCAATACCCGCCTTGCCGATGCCGCCGGCTCCGCCGGTGTGGACGGCATGCTCGCCCGCGTGTCGTTGTCGCTCGACCGCATCGACCGCAAGCAGACCGCCACCCTCACCGACATGGAAGAGAAGGCCGACAGCAAGGCGCGGCAGATCGGCGGCGTGCTCGCCGATCTCGGCATCAGCGTGCCGAAGGTTTCGCCGGCGCCGCCGAGCGCGACCGGCGGCCCCTACATTCCCCTGAAAGCGCCTAAGGGCGACACCAGCGCCTTTGCCCGCCAGCTTTACCGTATCAACGTCGCCAATGCCCAGATCGACCGCTACATGCGCACCCTCACCAATGTGCCGGTGCGCAAGCCGGTGGTCGGATCGATGGATATGAGCTCGCCATTCGGCTCGCGCATGGACCCCTTCCTGAGAGGCCCGGCAATCCACAGCGGCATCGACTTGCGCGGCGACACCGGCGATCCGGTGCGCGCGACGGCGAGCGGCACGGTCGTTACGGCGAGCTGGCAAGGCGGCTACGGCAACATGGTCGAGATCGACCACGGCAATGGCCTCTCCACCCGATACGGCCATATGTCGAAGATCGACGTGAAGGTCGGCCAGCATGTCGCCATTGGTCAGCAGGTCGGCCGTATCGGCTCGACCGGCCGCTCGACTGGCCCGCACCTGCACTATGAGACGCGCATCAACGACAAGGCGGTCGACCCGCAGAAGTTCCTGCGTGCGGGCCTGCGCCTTGGTTCAAGCGTGCTCGGCGCGAATATCTGA
- a CDS encoding TMEM175 family protein, whose product MKTFPKARIDALTDGIFAFAMTLLVLEIRLPPDAVVKDSAELLARLQALVPEYLVYIISFFVLAAQWRVEIGLRRVEEVSQEAVSWSIVYLFFITSVPFSSGVVGRHGDLPPAVWLYAANMIAAAAVSLRLRALEVVPEHRARARADNIGTAVFIASALLSVALSFIEPRHAMYAYFLNFLAVPLSRWRGRGE is encoded by the coding sequence ATGAAGACGTTTCCCAAGGCCCGCATTGATGCCTTGACCGACGGCATTTTCGCCTTCGCGATGACGCTGCTCGTGCTCGAAATTCGGCTGCCGCCGGATGCCGTGGTCAAAGACAGCGCGGAACTGCTGGCGCGGCTGCAGGCTCTCGTTCCCGAATATCTGGTCTACATCATCAGCTTCTTCGTGCTTGCCGCGCAGTGGCGTGTCGAGATCGGGCTGCGGCGCGTCGAGGAGGTGTCGCAGGAGGCCGTAAGCTGGTCGATCGTCTACCTGTTTTTCATTACCTCGGTGCCGTTCTCGAGCGGCGTTGTCGGCCGGCATGGCGACCTGCCGCCCGCCGTCTGGCTCTATGCCGCCAACATGATCGCGGCCGCAGCGGTGTCGTTGCGGTTGCGCGCGCTCGAAGTCGTGCCCGAGCATCGTGCCCGCGCGCGGGCCGACAATATCGGCACCGCGGTGTTCATCGCCTCGGCACTGCTATCGGTGGCACTTTCCTTCATCGAGCCGCGGCATGCGATGTACGCCTATTTCCTGAACTTTCTCGCGGTGCCGCTGTCGCGCTGGCGCGGTCGCGGGGAATAG
- the prfB gene encoding peptide chain release factor 2 (programmed frameshift), producing the protein MRAETQNLVDEIKQSVGLLRRHLDVDAATRRLAELNKAAEDPNLWNDPIKAQKAMRERDALEDRLKALARIEQDLEDNLMLIELGDAEGDSATVADAEVALKGLKGEVARRELEALLSGEADANDCYLEVHAGAGGTESNDWAGMLLRMYVRWAEKKGYKVDWLEESEGEGAGIKSATVQIKGHNAYGWLKSENGVHRLVRISPFDANARRHTSFASVVVYPVVDDNIKIEINEKDVRTDVMRSGGAGGQHVNKTESAVRLTHEPSGIVVKCQQDRSQHRNRAMAWDMLRAKLFEREVKKREAVAEAEQDAKTDIGWGHQIRSYVLQPYQMVKDLRTGVSTSDSSGVLDGDLDPFMQAALAQKAFGGGPLNVEDVE; encoded by the exons ATGCGCGCGGAAACACAGAATCTCGTCGATGAGATCAAGCAGTCGGTCGGGCTGCTGAGGAGGCATCTT GACGTCGATGCCGCGACACGACGTCTGGCCGAACTGAACAAGGCGGCCGAAGACCCCAATCTCTGGAACGACCCGATCAAGGCCCAGAAGGCCATGCGCGAGCGCGATGCGCTGGAAGACCGGCTCAAGGCGCTGGCCCGCATCGAGCAGGACCTCGAGGACAATCTGATGCTCATCGAACTCGGCGACGCCGAGGGCGATAGTGCGACCGTGGCCGACGCCGAGGTGGCTCTCAAGGGCCTCAAGGGTGAGGTGGCGCGGCGCGAGCTTGAAGCCTTGCTGTCCGGCGAGGCCGACGCCAATGATTGCTATCTCGAAGTCCATGCCGGCGCCGGCGGCACCGAGAGCAACGACTGGGCCGGCATGCTGCTGCGCATGTATGTGCGCTGGGCCGAGAAGAAGGGCTACAAGGTCGACTGGCTGGAAGAGAGCGAAGGCGAGGGCGCCGGCATCAAGTCGGCGACCGTGCAGATCAAGGGCCACAACGCCTATGGCTGGCTCAAGAGCGAGAACGGCGTGCACCGTCTGGTGCGCATCTCGCCCTTCGACGCCAATGCGCGGCGGCACACCTCGTTCGCCAGCGTCGTCGTCTATCCGGTGGTTGATGACAACATCAAGATCGAGATCAACGAGAAGGATGTGCGCACCGACGTGATGCGTTCGGGTGGCGCGGGCGGCCAGCACGTCAACAAGACGGAGTCGGCGGTGCGCCTGACGCACGAGCCATCAGGCATCGTGGTGAAGTGCCAGCAGGACCGCTCGCAGCACCGCAACCGCGCCATGGCCTGGGACATGCTGCGCGCCAAGCTGTTCGAGCGCGAGGTGAAGAAGCGCGAGGCGGTCGCCGAAGCCGAGCAGGACGCCAAGACCGATATCGGCTGGGGCCACCAGATACGCTCCTACGTGTTGCAGCCCTATCAGATGGTGAAGGACCTGCGCACCGGTGTGTCGACCTCCGACTCTTCGGGCGTGCTCGACGGCGACCTTGACCCCTTCATGCAGGCTGCGCTGGCGCAGAAAGCCTTCGGCGGCGGGCCGCTCAACGTCGAGGACGTGGAGTAA
- a CDS encoding glycerophosphodiester phosphodiesterase family protein — protein sequence MRFLSVLILAGVLSGFAAAAPVEVGVRPQFLIGQIRDPELKAKLEACLDRPQERKLFSIAHRGAPLQFAEHTAESYAAAHRMGAGIQECDVAFTKDKKLVCRHAQNDLHTTTNILATPLAAKCTKPFTPAEGDKPASAECRTSDITLAEFKTLTGKMDAADAKATTVAGYMNGTPRWRTDLYAAAGGTLMTHAEYIAMGKKMGVKFTPELKTPSVAMPYEGWTQEQYAQAMIDEYKAAGVSASDVFPQSFRLADVLYWIKAEPEFGKQAVFLDDRDETDKAFDPMNAATFKPSMKELKAMGVNYIAPSMPLLVTVENGKIAPSVYAKEAKAAGLKIITWSLERSGPLQKGGGYYYKSINSIVNNDGVIYELLDVLARDVGVVGIFSDWPATVTFYANCMGLK from the coding sequence ATGCGGTTTCTGTCGGTTCTCATCCTGGCCGGTGTGCTTTCAGGCTTTGCCGCCGCCGCGCCGGTCGAGGTTGGCGTGCGGCCGCAGTTCCTCATTGGTCAAATCCGCGATCCGGAGCTGAAGGCGAAGCTTGAGGCCTGTCTCGACAGGCCGCAGGAGCGCAAGCTGTTCTCGATCGCGCATCGCGGTGCGCCGTTGCAGTTCGCCGAGCATACGGCGGAGTCCTACGCCGCGGCGCACCGTATGGGCGCGGGCATCCAGGAATGCGACGTCGCCTTCACCAAGGACAAGAAGCTCGTCTGCCGTCACGCGCAGAACGACCTGCACACCACGACCAATATTCTCGCGACCCCTCTCGCCGCGAAATGCACCAAACCGTTCACGCCGGCCGAAGGCGACAAGCCGGCCTCGGCGGAATGCCGCACCAGCGACATCACGCTCGCCGAGTTCAAGACGCTGACCGGCAAAATGGACGCCGCCGATGCCAAGGCGACCACGGTCGCCGGATATATGAACGGCACGCCGCGCTGGCGCACGGATTTGTATGCGGCGGCGGGCGGCACGCTGATGACTCATGCCGAATACATCGCCATGGGCAAGAAGATGGGTGTGAAGTTCACCCCCGAACTGAAGACGCCCTCCGTTGCCATGCCTTACGAAGGCTGGACGCAGGAGCAATACGCGCAGGCGATGATCGACGAATACAAGGCGGCCGGCGTGTCGGCCTCCGACGTTTTCCCGCAGTCATTCCGGCTCGCCGACGTGCTGTACTGGATCAAAGCCGAGCCGGAGTTCGGCAAGCAGGCGGTGTTCCTCGACGACCGCGACGAGACCGACAAGGCGTTCGATCCCATGAACGCGGCCACCTTTAAGCCCTCGATGAAGGAATTGAAGGCGATGGGCGTGAATTATATCGCGCCGTCGATGCCGCTTCTGGTCACCGTTGAGAACGGAAAGATCGCGCCGTCGGTTTACGCGAAGGAAGCGAAGGCGGCGGGGTTGAAGATCATCACCTGGTCGCTGGAGCGCTCCGGGCCGCTGCAGAAGGGCGGCGGCTACTATTACAAGTCGATCAACTCCATCGTGAACAACGACGGCGTGATCTACGAATTGCTCGACGTGCTCGCCCGCGACGTCGGCGTTGTCGGCATTTTCTCCGACTGGCCGGCGACCGTGACCTTCTACGCCAACTGCATGGGCCTGAAGTAG